cagcacagatggtgaacaggagagccgagaatatgttccaatccatggtaaaatcagttttaacttactaaaaacacatcgacacaagtcattgacaacagtctgtctcgagctagccatgttgaataaactgtgctctcctcgtatgtttacttccgcgcgcaagtccctcctcccgcccgtcgctgattagtccactccgctgtctgttcgttgtgacttgctccgccctggaaattttatccgcttaatggtggccagactcaatagctggaacagcggtgagtctggaataCCAGGCtacgaggagtgtactcacttttgtgatacattgtacTTATCTTACTATCCTCCGTTTCAGGCTCAGCTcgggcattttaattttttatgttccttatccgattcctcgattattcgaactaactagttcatcgattaatcgactactaaaataactgatagctgcagccctacttgggTGGTTTAATTGTGTTTCTTTCAATTGAGTTATACAGGGTGTCTGTCACAATGGTGGAAAACcctttaaaatccattttaaaaattcagatTTTCTAAACTGTGTATTCTTTTACATGCACTTAGTTACTTGCATTTTCCCAATTATGGGTTCAGACGCCCGGAACACCTTCCTATGTGCATGAGCATGTGTGTTACACACAGTTCTGGAGGGAAAAGGTAACTAATAGAAAACTACAACGTCCAAAATGCATCATTCTGTGTGTGACGTACACACGACTCGCGCCAGGCAGAGCAAAAGGGGTGTCGCTGCGCATGCGCGACGttcatgttgttgtttgtgGCGGTAAGATGGCGGCGCTCGGAGACACCTCGGCTCCGGGGGTGAATGGGTTAATACAACAATTCACAGCAATAACAGGTAAAAACTGTACGTCGTTTTCAGCCCAAATTAACAGTTAATGTGTAGGGGACGTGTGGGAACGGTTCCTCGGGTCGGTAGCAACCAGGAAATGGGTGCGGAGTTGTTAAAAGGGACGTTAAATGTGGCTGGTGCTCCTCCGCTGTCAGTAGGGGAGAAAAGCAGAGCCCCTTTTAACTGCCAACTATTAAAAGACTCTACACTCACTAGTGAGTGTGGAAGTTAAACCTTTTTGATAGTAAGTTAACTTTTCACCCGTAGTGCTTATGTGTGGTGGTGACTACAAGTTACATATCGTGATCTCTTAGCTGCCTCTGGTGTTACTTTTACATTTCGTGTTGTGCATAACTGCAGAATGGAGGACCAAGCTTTGCCTTCATTCTCACCACCTTTAGCTACTACTTGTCATGTCTTCGAAGAACGTGATTGCCGTGGAAACTCCACGCGTCTCAGTGTAATTTGTGTGCCTGCACGTTAGACATCCATACACCACACAATCGGTTATTCATGTCCACGCGAACAAAACGATGAGAGAGTAAAGTTTATTTCACGTAGACATGTTTGGAGGGCTACCGCTCCACCATGTTGGGAGGCTGGAACGCGCATGCGCAATGGGAATCGGAAGTGAGAAACTCCTATCCTGCAGGACAGGTAGTATAAACCAAAACTGCGGCTACAGAATAcacatgactttttttgtaaatgaTGACGATTTTTTTTATCCTAATGCACATATTGTAACCTCATAATTTGTAACGACAAAATATTCCAAATATTCTTGTTAATTAAACGTGATTGTCGAAATTTGCGCTTTTATTACGTCGTTCTTATCACGTCGAACTGAAACTGCATTGCATAATGGGAAATTTTGCTTGTCAACCACGGGGATGCACTCGATCAACGCCTTGTCTCGAGCTTTAATGCTGGGTTATTTACCTGGGGGTTAATTCACATTTTAATACTACCACTATCAGATTGCAGAACAGAAGCTGTCAATTACCAGGGCCTGACCGATATGGACTTTTTGGGGAGGCCAGTGTTGATTCTGTTATATTGATTTTGCAAGTCCTAAAGGTGTTGTAAAGACATCTGGAAGCTGCTTTAAAATGTGTCTCCTTCAATACTCTACAGGGGCTACAGAGAGTGTAGGGAAGCATATGTTGGAAGCATGCAACAACAATCTGGAAATGGCAGTGACCATGTTTCTGGATGGAGGCGTGGTGGCGGAGGAGCCCAGCACAAGCTCTGGTTCGGCAGCGTCCAGCAGCAGGGTTCCGCCTTCAGAGTGAGTGTTCGTGTTCGTCCTCCAACTACTTTCTCTCTGTTATGGTCCTTTTGGTTAGATGTTGAGCGTTTTGCATCTTGTGTGTGGTCACAGCGAAGTACGAGCGCCCATTCCCCAAAAGCAGGACATACTAGTGGAGCCGGAGCCGCTTTTTGGAGGTATTGCATTAATTTAATCTTAGATCACTGCATTCTTGCAAGGACTTTAGTAACACTTTAAGCGTTGCTGTTTCTCTTACACCTCCAGTGCCAAAACGGAGGAGGCCGGctcgatccatatttgatggctTTAGAGACTTCCAGACGGAAACAAGTGAGTTTCTTTTAGGGCTAAAACGATTCATCAATTAAATTCAATAATTCAATAAAGGATGGACAAAGCCATCCGTTTCtctttcagtgctttattttaccAGCTGTCAGATCAGTCTGTAAAGATAAGCTTATTTGGGTTTGCAGTTTTATTATCTTtacagtaggcatgtgccggtatgagattttcacggtacgataaccgtgagcaaaaataccgcggtttcacggtatcacggtattgcaattatagctccaaaattttgagatgtatgggtttaaaaaatttttaaaaaattccattgaacaggattttttttcaaaacatatttgcaaataggaacatgaatataatgtgaaaataaataaacaaaaaataacatattttatataaaattaaaataaatagaacctagactatacccacagccacagctcaagttgctcaatattagagtaagaacaaaataattgctataaagagtaaaaagacttctaaataaaattaaaaatatatactgtatgactttttttaagggggaagctcaagtgaagtttcgccattttcagccactgtgtcaactctagtctacatgatgccatgcctttgtgttaaaaagaacaaagaattcataagttaataagttagttgaaaatgtataagttagttatatAAATtagataaaatgaaaatattgttgaggaaaggtttcttctaaaaaaaaaaaaaaagtgaggagtgagacctccttttcccaattagcgatctttgacgcgattctttttcttcccccccttcattcaagcttgtctctcactcagcggctgtgagacataaaaccacaacgaagctgctctcccagcttagcctaggctaaaatttgtctttgtaagttttagttagtttgtacattgaatttgaaaggaaaatgtgcgttttgtttttggcgaactttttaatggtgctactgctatcctgttgaacctaatcacacgtggaaaaatacaattttacaaagttttaaatgtattcatttgtatatttcaccatggTTTGagtgctcaataaattgaagaaaagtacgccttgtgtttggaggatttgtttgtgggtttgctggctgtttagtgacactgacggcaacaaacgggaaggggtgagcgctgccgcaccaagccacttcggctgcattttggcgcatgaaaaatagcgaataccgtactaaggtatgacggaaaattttagtggttttgaaaccgcgacgttttcacaccacggtaaaccgtgaaaccggtaaccggcacatgtctactttaCAGTTTAGGTTATTAGCAATATTCCAGTGGATAAGGATGCTGCTAATTTCCCCCTCAATTTTCCCATCTCGTATGTGTCACCGTCTTGCCCAATCCTGACGTTTCATAAGTGGATCAAAATCATGTTTGTTGTCCATAAAATTTTTAATGAGCTCCAAGGTGAAGTGTTTAGGCTGGTTTATGCTTCTGTgttgcgatgatggcggacctaCGGCGTTCACGCAGACCCAATTTAAGACTGCTGCAaccattaatcgatgaactctagtatttcgattagaaaaaaaagattcaaattaaattttgctgcttcgagtattcgtttaattattgtggcgttgtaatggtttatttggaaagtgtttgcattcagttttattgatttgagtggattcactgccctctagtcggcctcatttcacatggctgaatccagctgctctatgttaagtttttgtttgagctaatgttttttttagtggattcgtaatttagtttatgggtatatttagctgtttttttgggaatatgtgtccgaacagtttgttaagagtattgttaaaaattaaaaataaaaaaagagcgttttatagcattgaagctagcggacttttgctatgtaagttagccaattgttcttttgttgtacatagatccttatttaattattttttataccatttgaggctcagctcaggtattttaatttttcatgttcctcatctgattactcgattattcgacaaactatttcatcgattaatcgactactaaaataatcgatagctgcagccctagactcaatgccgtagcctgacgtccgcctccaaaaaatcctgactacgcaTCACGTCAACGCATCttgactagacatgtgccggttagcggtttcacggtttaccgtggtgtgaaaacgtcgcggtttcaaaaccactaaaattttccgtcataccttagtacggtattcgctatttttcatgtgccaaaatgcagccgaagtggcttggtgcggcaccgctcaccccttcccgtttgttgccgtgagtgtcactaaacagccagcaaacccaaaaacaaatcctccaaacacaaggcgtacttttcttcaaattattgagctctcaaatcgtggtgaaatatacaaataaatacatttaaaacgctgtacaattgtatttttccacgtgtgattaggttcaacaggatagcagtagctccattaaaaagttcgccaaaaacaaaacacacattttcctttcaaattcaatatacaaactaactaaaacttacaaagacgaatgttagcctaggctaaactgggagagcagcttcttttatgtctcacagccgctgagtgagagaaaagcttgaatgcaggggggaaagaaaaagaatcgcgtcaaagatcgctaattgagagaggaggtctcactcctcactttattttttattttttttttagacgaaacctttcctcaacaatatttacattttaactaatttataaaactaactcatacatttttaactaacttatgaattatttgttctttttcacacaaaggcatggcatcatgtagactagagttgacacagtggctgaaaatgtcgaaacttcacttgagcttcccccctcaaaaaaaagtcatacagtatatatttttaattttatttagaagtgtttttactttttatagcaattattttgttcttactctaatattgagcaacttgagctgtggctgtgggtatagtctaggttctatttattttaattttatataatatttattgtttgttaatttatttattttcacattatattcatgttccaatttgcaaatatgttttgaaaaaatcctgttcaatggatttttttttttttttttttaaacccatacatctcaaaattttggagctataattgcaataccgtgataccgtgaaaccgcggtatttttgctcacggttatcgtaccgtgaaaatctcataccggcacatgcctaatcttGACGTGAACGTCAAAGGaccgtgattggtccgctcagaatgttgtttccggttcagcacaacaatACCGCCGTTTTCAAACATCCGCAAATGTCTTTTGGTTCGCCTACGCTTACACATTTGAATTAACACCATTTGTTTTTTACCCAATGATTAACTGCAGCTGTAAATACACGTTCTATCTCCCGATTCCATTGCTGTCTATAACCGGAGGAAAACTTAATGAATTTGAGAAGAGTGCTCCAAAACCGTGCAAAGACAAAGCCGCATCCTTCTAGtgacttggcggtgaattacagagcaacgcggtcCATTTAAAACAACTTCAAATGCTCAATGACAACGTAGGGTCGACGCCGTCGCTCCGTCTTCACCGCAACACGCAAGCATAACTCAGCCGTTAGCCAGCAACATCCTAAAATGAAATCCGTCCTGGTCATTCAAAAAGGCAGTTGGTGAACGTGGTTTCTTTTCTCCTTGGTGTTTCAATATGTCGTTAATTTCAGTTTCAGTGTGAAAAAAACATTCCGCCTAAATACCGATGTACTCAATAAAGTCAATTCTACGGAACTACAGACACAACTGTCGGGTGGCTACCAATGATGAAGTCTGTTTCAACCATTGCCTCActatcttttcatccttctatgGTCAGGTGTTTTCCCCTCACTTGCTCCCCGTCTTTTTCCAGTCCGCCAAGAACAGGAGCTGCGGAACGGTGGAACGGTAGACAAGAAACTTAGTACTCTAGCAGACCTTTTCCGTCCTCCCATTGAGCTGATGCACAAAGGCAGCTTTGAAACGGTAAGGGGTCCTTCTTTTTGTTTGTAAACCATCCCTCGGAGGAAAGTACATGTACTGCAAATGGAAGAAAGGGAAACTTACTGGCTGCCTCATACCCATTTGAGATTGTACAATTTAGAATTTGTCGAAATTCTCCTTAGAAAATCGTTAAAACAACAACCTTTGATTGGAGCTCTTTTGTATAGATTATAATTACAGTAAAAAGTGTGTTTTTGGTGCCATTTTTTCTAGAACTCAAAAGTTAAGACAAAATGTTCCTGACAAAATAAATATTCAGAAATTCCCTGAGAAGTCATCATATGGTTTAGCAGCGTTCctgtatatgatttttttttttttaatgatttcgtTTAGATTTACTTTTCTAAAAAGAAAACGTTTATTGTaaaggtgcaacaattaattaatcgacaactaccgTAATCGATTCgcaaattaatcaacaactatattgataaccgattaatcgtctaggaccttcttcaccttaaacttgtctgaattgttgaaattataacatagaTATAgcttctcagttgtaaatatcagatttcttcattatatttttgttaagtcaaagtcgGACAAGAACAAAAGTctacttttactttggaaagcaacaattcacattttcgGACATCTTGCTGTCTAAACTAGattcttaataaggctgcaacaactaatcaattgaatcgatataataataagttagttgccaacaaatttgataatcgatacagttaggcctgttgcgataacaaattttagtgtgcgataatttatttaataaattattgcgatatgcgatattattgcaccccccaattaaaaaaaaaaaatacaataacactgtgagaatacagtatatattaatagatcatgtacacccatttaaacgcaataaatgtttactcttaaattcaaaaataccttttaggaaatcacaactaaaaacaatagaccatgcctcttttaagtaaaagaccatAATATTAATACTtacacagaagaaataaaatgtgtttttaagaaaaataaaattccacttaataatttaagcatctaggcaaatgaaaacgtttcccctcatagcttctgctatggcgttccatgtgtaatacattggtacctctacatacgaagttcatTCCtttcaggagcttgtttgtaagtcgaaatggtcgtatgtcgagcaggattttcccataagaatactccgcgaccctcgtgaggacaaagtggcatggaaaatgaatgaatgaataaataattcgttccacagcccaaagacCAACACtgcatccttaataaatactgctgttactattgcaaatagcaattacaaagagcaaaacaaataaaatatgaataaaaatcagaataacaataatataataatagcaataataacaataatacagtacattacctgtaataatgtaacaaatcgactTCTAATGTGgctgactttttttgctgtacctgaacgcaccgcggggctgacggtgagcaggagagcactattttactttctgtttcgatcttggcttcaacagcagtggacactcggcgAGTTAATGGAATAAATTATTTGAAACCTGCCGAAGCTGACGATTTcttaggcgatgttaccacaataagaactgtcaccttaattTAGCGAACGGAGGGGGACCGCTGGCCGAGACTGGCATTCTatgacccagttcatggatgcacacaacaTGTTTATATTTTGCCATCAtccacatcttcatttcaatggtaagcgtcaccttttcgttTTTATCCTCCACCTGCactgtcaccttttcttttttttttcctccacctgcactaaacttaaactgcactcaactaaaaaaagaactaaaatgcattttgcgtagttggtaacaagaaagccgaacttttaacagcacgtcagcagctgcacgcgaggcgataaatctcaGTGGAAAATTTattgccttcatttttatttaccgtgcgataaatggaattattgcatattgcgacaggcttatatacagttgaaggaaatagtcatccattttgtcttcattgctcGTTGCAACATGCCGAAAAgaacttcaaggtaaattgtgaaagtaattgaaagaagtgacatttatctgattaatgtttaattaatcgtcatactaatcgattatgaaaataatcgttagttgcagccctagtttattggCTAACATGCCTTAATGGGGCAAGCTCAAGATTAGCTTGGGCAATTAAAATTTCTAGGGCTTTAGCCTCTGAACTTTTTTCGCATCATGAAATACATGttcatcaaattttgctgcggtTGGTGAAAACCGCCAGGGCCTTTTTAAATTTCCAAGGAGAGTTTCATGAATACAGTGGTTCCTAAATTCTAAACTTAATTCATGACTTTGCTGTTTGTTTACAATCTGTAATAGGCGAAAGAATGTGGCCAACTGGAGAACAAGTGGTTGATGATCAACATTCAGAATGTCCAAGACTTTGCTTGCCAGTGCCTGAACAGAGACGTGTGGAGTAACGATGCCGTGAAGAACATCATCAGAGAACACTTTATTTTCTGGCAGGTACGCAGCTCTTCTTCGACTCCCCTTAAGCCCTTTTGTTTGCTCAGCGGAGTCTACAGGAATGCAATTGTAAGGCTGTCAAAACAAAACAGTTTGACTCTACTTACAGCTAAGCTCTTGACATGGAGCGGATTAACGATCTTTGTCTCAATGTGTGTTAAAGGTATATCACGACAGTGAAGAGGGAGAACGATACATCCAGTTCTATAAACTCAACAAATTTCCATATATTTCCATTCTAGATCCACGCACCGGTGAGTTGTCTTGTGAGTAACAGACTTATCGTGTACAATTAATCAATTTTATCATgcttatgtcattttttttactCTCTCGTCACATGGACTTGGAAAAAGCAGCTTCATTTTCTTCAATATTATACCCATGAGTTTAATGCCAGGGAAATCACTGTAGTCTTCCGTAACATTTTACatgtgtaccgtattggcccgaatataagacggccctgattattagacgaccccctctttttcaagactcaagtttgaaaaaaagagtttttgaacaccaaattaatttttatacagaaaataaatacagtacatctgaaacaaatgattataacaatatatttgagagaaaaagcatgttattttgcctctctcaaatcttaatatctgaacatttaaatatgtaaactaaagtgcaatcacattcgtaaatgaatggcttctagtttttgaaatttaaataaaccaatctattgtgataaaacaacaaaattgcaataactacattaaccatcaaagtaactatgtaactagtaacatctaactgtagtcttgagacaaatctgaataaggaaaaacattgcaataaaataatgcaaactggttaaacttcagagtagctgagatctgtcgtgactcatgacagaacatcgcttcagtgatatgtggcgccatctagcgtcgtgaatgggtataacgttgaGACCGCGAATACaagcgacccccactttttcagtcttatttcaatgcaaaaaacactgtcttatattcgggccaatacggtatttgtttTAGTAATAGCCGTGCACTAAATACGAGAGTTTAGGATCAATATATGTTATATGTTGTCTGCAACTTCGGCGTACGTCAGCGACTTAAGTTGTTGCCATGACACCTTTTCCTTGTCATTCATGTTTGTAGAGGTGCGCGGGAATATGCAGAGATGGATCAAAACTGGATCGGAGGTGGTTTATTTAATAGGTGGTTGGCCCCTAGTGAAAATAACAGTGCCCGGTGCAAAGTAgggatgtgacaatatatcgaaagtaGAGGTGTGTGTTGCCTCATATCTGGCAATACGATTTGTATCACGATTCATAAGTGACTATTCGATCCCGATTAATCCCGATACTACACTTTAAGACGATTATTGCGATATTTGTATATCACTTTTGAAAAAAACCCAAATCAGAATAGagacaaaaatacatttatatcaATTTCTTGCCGAAACTTCATCCAGCATTCAAGTAAACATGTTTTTATCTTTGAACAACATATGgcttttattataaaattttctattttttagtGCCAACCTTGATTTATTGCAAACCAGCTTTAGTCCAAACTTGCCTACAGtattttttgcactataagtcgcgcctgagtataagtcgcaccagccataaaatgcccaacaaagaggaaaaaaactaaGTCGCGCCGGAGTATAAGTCTCAtttctgggggaaatttacttgataaaatccaaagcatagaacagatatctcatcttgaaaggcaatttaaaataaaaatacattacagaacaacatgctgaataagtgtacagtatgataatgttacatgatgcatgaacaacgaaatgcgaacgtgaccGGTATGTtactgtaacatagctattaggagttattcagataactatagctttaagaacatgctaacaagtttaccaaaccatcagtgttaatccaaaaattcaaaataacatgtgaaatgatatagtaATGAgttcataatttcacacataactcactccagagtataagtctcacccccagccaaactatcaaaataaactgcgacttatagtacgaaaaatacggtaaatgtagAATTCTaaagatggggggaaaaaaatcttcagGTTGTAAAGCACGTCaataatgaacttttttttttttttaacggcaGGTCAAAACATTAGCTTGAGGATTCAGGTGTACCAACCACCAGAGGGCTAAAAGACTAAAACTAGGTTCTTCTATCTACAACTGTCCAACATAACTGTAGTGCAAGTGATTTCATGCCTCTGTTTCTGCAGTAAAAGCAAAAAGGAGCCCAAATTTCAGACTTAGAAAGGTGCTTCAGGGCATCGCGTATCTCAATCTCCACCATGTGGAAACTTTTTCTCCATGGCACTAAACCTCGCGAGACTATAGTGTAAAGAAGCCACCCGGCTGCCAACTAATGGGCGGTAGTCGAAGTGCAGCCACTGTATTGTttgtttccaccaaaaacacaCGTGTAAGGATCGATATAGACTGATTTTGAATCGATACGACAATTGTGGGACATAATATCTTAATATATCTCATtatcgattttttaaaaaaccattaatagaaaaggtgatatattgctgtactttgtagcccaaaaggttatcgatatactcctgccaagaatcgatatatcgttttaaaaaggagtcactttaaaaaaaaaaaaggaatcaacaagttgctaccaaaatcttccattataaTAGTGTCTTTAGCTCACTCActgtcattgacggcactagaaatccaattcattttgactggattggacgtcttgggccgtcactggcactgaaaccagagcattcccagccagtcttttgtgggcatttgcagggcacttcctgttcattttagtaaatttacaggttacttcctgttgattttgagttactttcTAGTAATTTGAGGACATTGTtcattttcagtaacccaaaatcaacaggaagtaatccataaatgcctcaacaggaaaaggaagtgactgaaaatcgaaatgaaatgacgtgaaataccTCCAAAATGAACCCAAAATGGCCATTGATGgccgtagatgtccaatccatttgaagtgggagtgtcagttcattcaaatggattggatgtctactagtgataactaattccaattcaaaGCAGATGTATGAAAACTTGTTTTGtcgtgtagaatatcctagaatgatttactgacccatgtattgataattgttgtatcaccatgtcatgagatcatcattatcgtgagccttgtatcgcatatcgtatcgtgaggtactcaGAGGTTCTCACTCCTTGTAAATAGATTGCAAAAAGACTTATCATTTGGGAGATCAAAGCCGTCGAGTCACACATGAGAGGAAAAACACACAAGTTACTGTGAAAGAAAATGTCAGAAATTGTTGCAACTTGCAACATGTTTTGgtcttaaattatatttttaaggTCTTACAAATGTCTTACAAAGTGTTAAAATTGATGTTTAAAAGGGTGCCTTGTCTTGATGAAACATTTGTTTTTGCCTTTTTAGGTGTGTTGTGTTTTAACCACATAGTTCTGTTCACCACTGTAGGTCAAAAAATGGTGGAGTGGAACGAGCTGGACGTGGCGTCCTTCCTGGAGCAGGCCACTGGCTTTTTGGCAGAACACGGGCAGTTGGATGGGCCATCTTGCCCTGCCCCGCCGGCCAAACGGGCTCGCTCTGTAGGTCCCTCATCTTCTGTGTTGCCCCTCCATCGCGGAGACTTATCACCGTGTACCTTTGTTTTTTTACCTTTGCGGTATGAGGTACCATCCTAGATGTTGGCTTTGGTGATAATGCAGACAGATTTTGAGGTATGACAAGGTTGCAGGCGGCACATATGGAAGTAGTTTCTGTCACAGTGATAGTAGGCATGtggcggtatgagattttgacggcatgataaccttaagcaaaaataccgcgggtaTTACGCTAttacaattatagctctaaaatgtgttatttttagATGTATCggttaaaaaaat
The DNA window shown above is from Corythoichthys intestinalis isolate RoL2023-P3 chromosome 14, ASM3026506v1, whole genome shotgun sequence and carries:
- the ubxn7 gene encoding UBX domain-containing protein 7, translated to MRDVHVVVCGGKMAALGDTSAPGVNGLIQQFTAITGATESVGKHMLEACNNNLEMAVTMFLDGGVVAEEPSTSSGSAASSSRVPPSDEVRAPIPQKQDILVEPEPLFGVPKRRRPARSIFDGFRDFQTETIRQEQELRNGGTVDKKLSTLADLFRPPIELMHKGSFETAKECGQLENKWLMINIQNVQDFACQCLNRDVWSNDAVKNIIREHFIFWQVYHDSEEGERYIQFYKLNKFPYISILDPRTGQKMVEWNELDVASFLEQATGFLAEHGQLDGPSCPAPPAKRARSESLIDASEDSQLEAAIRASLQETHYESSNVPDVPASPKSEDDSDAEPFTDSEGPISVDGSDGEMPELLKEKAYTGKHPTTAEPALPHLHPDSTSSCHRKSPFKENNHSHKKEESKKNHLEPLLTRPRQPHSDAGNSCTAVADSAGPSKTCDDDCPEDNGPKARLMLRYPDGHREQISLSSQAKLMALVRHVQSKGYPNERFELVTNFPRRKLTHLDYDITLQEAGLCPQETVFVQERN